ATGGTCTGCCGAAATGTCTGTCCCACCTCGCTGACGAGCGCCAGCCCCAAGTGGTCCATGTCATCGAAGTGACGATAAAACCCGGTTGGCACGATACCCGCTGTCTTCGCCACTTCACGCAAGCTCAGGCTGCCAAACCCGCGGCCGCTGTCCATCAGACCTCTGGCTGCGTCGAGTAAAGCGTGGCGGGTTTGTTGTTTCTGTTCGGCACGAGGCAGCATGGGGCGGGCAGAGTTCTGGCTGGGCGTTACGCTGCACTCTAGCAAATGCGCTTGCGCGGCGTCGAACCCGGTTTCGCCCGGCAAAGGCGGCGAGCCCAAGACGCTAAAACGCAAAAGCCCGGCGCAGTGGCCGGGCATCTTCGGTGGTGCTCGATGGGGTCACGACACTCGCTGGTACTGCTGGACCAAACGGTCTGGCCCGTTATCGGCAACGCGCTGGTATTGCTGGACCAGTTTGCCGTCTTCAACGAGGGTCGGCAGTTCTGTCTGATGACTTCCCTTCATCTCGCCAAGGACCGGCTGTTCGCTGGCAGGCAGTGCAAAGGCGCTCGTGGCAAGCAGGGACAGGATCAGACTAAGCAGTACTTGGCGTTTCATAATTGAGTGGCTCCCCGGAAGGGCTTTTAAAGAACATGCAGGCGATGATACAGGGGGCTTGGCGATACCCAAGTTCATAGACGTGATGGTCACAATCGACACAAATGATGCTGCGGGCAAGGCCATGCAGATCAAGGCCTGCACTGTCTTTTCAATGAGAGGGACGGGGTCCTGAACAGTGTCTTCACCGATGTGTGGAACCACCGATGAATCGCGGGGTATCGAAAACTTTCGAGATCAATCAAACCCCTACAGCTTTTACCAGTCGAAGCGCTAAGACGTTTGCGACACGCCTGGGATGGTGTGTCGGTATTTGGGGAGAACACGCAATGACGCGTAGCCGTAAGATTTTTGCCTGGACGGGCGCCATTCTGGTGCTGCTGATTGCCATCCTGATCATTGTAATCGCCACGTTTGACTGGAACAGGATCAAGCCGACACTCAATGAGAAGGTGTCAGAAGCATTGCACCGACCGTTCGCTATCAACGGCAATCTGGCAGTGAACTGGAGCCGGGAGCCCGAAGAAGGCGGCTGGCGCGCATGGATACCGTGGCCGCGCATGTCGGCTGAAGACATCACGCTGGGTAACCCGGAGTGGTCCAAGACCCCGCAAATGGTCACTCTCAAACGCATCGAGTTTCGTTTGTCGCCGCTCCCGCTGCTGACGCAGACCATCTCCATCCCCCGGATCGATCTGACAGAGCCCGATGCAAAGCTTGAGCGCCTGGCAGATGGCCGCGCCAACTGGGTGTTCGATTTCCCGAAAAGCGACCCGAATGCCGAACCTTCGAAGTGGGTCATGGACATTGGCTCAATCAAGTTCGACAAGGGGCTGGTGGGTTACAACGACCAAAAACTGAATACCCAGATTGATGTGGTAATCGATCCGCTGGGCAAGCCGATTCCGTTCAGCGACATCGTGGGCAGCGGTGAAGCGAAGAAGGTTCAGGACAAGGGCGCATCGGCGCAGGACTACGCGTTTGGCTTTACGGCGAAAGGTCAGTACCACGGGCAGAAGCTCAACGGCAGCGGCAAGGTCGGTGGACTGCTGGCGCTGAAGGACGCCGCACTGCCGTTTCCAGTGCAGGCCGATGTGAGTGCAGGAAAAACGCGCGTCGCAGTGGCGGGTACGGTGACCGATCCGCAAAATCTTGGTGAGCTTGATCTTCGCTTGAAGCTGTCTGGCGACAGCCTGGGCAACTTGTATCCGCTGACTGGCGTGACACTGCCGGATTCGCCGCCGTATTCCACGGACGGTCGTTTGATCGCACATTTGCACGACGCTGCCGGCGCTTCGTTCAAGTACCAAGGCTTCAACGGCAAGATCGGTGACAGTGACATTCACGGCGATTTGAGCTTCGTCGCCAGCCAGCCGCGTCCCAAGCTGACCGGGGCGCTGGTTTCCAATCAACTGCTGATGGCCGACCTCAAGCCGCTGATCGGTGCCGACTCCAACGCGGAACAGAAAAGCCGTGGTGGTGCGAGCAAACAACCCGCTGACAAAGTGCTGCCAGTCGAAGAATTCAAGACTGACCGCTGGAGCGCAATGGATGCCGACGTTGAGCTCACCGGCAAGAAAATCGTACAAAGCGCAGATCTGCCATTCAGCGATTTGTACACCCACGTGGTGCTCGATAACGGCCAGCTAAGCCTTGAGCCGCTGCGATTCGGCGTGGCCGGCGGCAAGCTTGATGCGGATATTCGCCTGAACGGTCGCGTGCAACCGCTTGAAGGCCGGGCAAAGTTGAGCGCGCGTAACTTCAAGCTCAAGCAACTGTTCCCGACGTTCGAGCCCATGAAAACCAGCTTCGGCGAGTTGAATGGCGACGCCGACATCAGCGGCAGGGGGAATTCGGTTGCAGCGCTGTTGGGCAGCTCCAACGGTGAGTTGAAGATGTTGGTCAACGATGGTGCGGTCAGTCGCAGCCTGATGGAAATTGCGGGTCTGAACGTCGGTAATTACGTAGTAGGCCGCCTGTTCGGCGACAAAGACGTGAAAATCAACTGCGCGGCCACGAGCCTCGGCATCAAGGACGGTTTGGCTACCACCAAGTTGTCGGTGTTCGATACCGAGAACGCGATCATTTACATCGACGGCACCGCGAACCTCAAGACAGAGCAACTGGACATGAAAATCACACCGGAATCGAAAGGGTTCCGGGTGTTCTCACTGCGCTCGCCGCTTTATGTGCGCGGCGCGTTCGCCAAGCCCAGTGCAGGTGTCGAGTCCGGGCCGCTGCTCCTTCGCGGCGCCGGGATGGTGCTTCTGGGCGCAACCGTTGGGCCAGCGGCAGCCTTGCTCGCATTGGTCGCACCGAGCAGTGGCGATCAAAACCAGTGCGCGCCATTGCTGGAGCAGATGCGCTCGGGCAAAGCGCCGAAGACGGTTAAGTAACACCTGGGCCGGTTGGTGTGTTTGAGACGCTAACCGGCAGTGAACCCCGAGTGTGTGGTGTTACAGGTGCACTGAGGCGTCCGGTTTCAGGACTGCTGCGCAGCCCATCGCGGCCTCGCGTTGCTCGTGCGCTCCTACAGGGATTGCGGCGTCTTCGGGTATTTGATTCTGCCGCAGGCGTAGGAGCGGGTGGGCGGCATCCCGACTTGCCTGCGAAGCTGTGGGCACCAGAAATAAGTCGACGCGCACAAAAAAGCCAGGACACAGGTCCTGGCTTTTGCGTGACGGCGAAGAGAATCAGACGCCGTCTAGCAGGTCGGCCATGTCGTCGGCGTGCTCTTCTTCCTGTTCCAGGATTTCTTCGAACAGGCGGCGTGTGGTCGGGTCCTTGTCGCCGATGTACTGGATGATCTCGCGATAGCTGTCGATGGCGATACGCTCTGCCACCAGGTCTTCGGTGATCATCTCTTTAAGCGTGTTGCCTGCAACGTACTGCGCGTGCGAGTTTTTCGACAGCAGGTCCGGGTTGAGTTCCGGCTCGCCACCCAATTGCACAATACGTTCGGCCAGCTTGTCGGCGTGCTGAGCCTCTTGGGTTGCATGCTCCAGAAACTCCTCGGCAGCGACGTGGGCTTTTACACCCTTGGCCATGTAGTAATGGCGTTTGTAGCGCAGAACGCACACCCACTCAGTGGCCAGCGACTCGTTCAGCAGGCGCAAGATGGTTTCACGGTCGGCGCTGTAGCTCTCAGTCACCGCACCATTTTCCACGTTTTGGCGCGCTCGCTGGCGCAGTTCACTCACACTCGATAGTTCGGTCATCATCAATCTCCAAGGCTAGTCCGGTTATCCCGTCGCGCTCTAAATGCGTCAGCGTTTTACCTCGGTAACTGACGCCCGGCATGATCGGGTCTTATGGTGTGAGTAGTGCAGCGACTGAAAAGTTTTATCGGATTTATCCATGGGACCCGATGGAATAATTCAACGAAACGAGGGCGTGCGGTCGTGGTCACAAGCAGGAGACTGAAAATTCAATGGAGAGCACGCATGCTTAAGTTTCTTGGTGGTACCGTCGGCATCATTTTCATCATTGGCCTGATCGTGGTGATTGCCCTGTTCAAGCTGGTGTTCTAAACGACTGCGACACCCATGAAAAAGCCCGACGAGTCGGGCTTTTTTTGTACCTGTGTCGAACCGGATTTACATCGCGCGTTCGTTGGCGTCGCGTTGTTCGCAGGTCATGAAACCCTTGCTGTTGACGCGACCGTTGTTGTCGAACGTCACGTAGTAAGGCTGCTGATGGCCTTCGCGATTGAGGACGTAGTTGTTGCAAGTCCCTGGATGCGCCTTGCGCTGAACAGTGGTCGATGGTGAGCCGCCAATGGTCAGGACCTGTTCTTTGGTCATGCCTTCTTCGACTTGCTTAACCAATGGCTGGTTGCGATAGGTCACGTAGTCCACCGGGTTTGGCGCTGTAGTCGAAGCACAACCTGCCAACGCGGCTACCGCAAACACGACTGCCAAGGATCGCTTGTACATAAGGTAACTCCAGAGAAAGAGCCACT
The DNA window shown above is from Pseudomonas sp. BSw22131 and carries:
- a CDS encoding AsmA family protein, with amino-acid sequence MTRSRKIFAWTGAILVLLIAILIIVIATFDWNRIKPTLNEKVSEALHRPFAINGNLAVNWSREPEEGGWRAWIPWPRMSAEDITLGNPEWSKTPQMVTLKRIEFRLSPLPLLTQTISIPRIDLTEPDAKLERLADGRANWVFDFPKSDPNAEPSKWVMDIGSIKFDKGLVGYNDQKLNTQIDVVIDPLGKPIPFSDIVGSGEAKKVQDKGASAQDYAFGFTAKGQYHGQKLNGSGKVGGLLALKDAALPFPVQADVSAGKTRVAVAGTVTDPQNLGELDLRLKLSGDSLGNLYPLTGVTLPDSPPYSTDGRLIAHLHDAAGASFKYQGFNGKIGDSDIHGDLSFVASQPRPKLTGALVSNQLLMADLKPLIGADSNAEQKSRGGASKQPADKVLPVEEFKTDRWSAMDADVELTGKKIVQSADLPFSDLYTHVVLDNGQLSLEPLRFGVAGGKLDADIRLNGRVQPLEGRAKLSARNFKLKQLFPTFEPMKTSFGELNGDADISGRGNSVAALLGSSNGELKMLVNDGAVSRSLMEIAGLNVGNYVVGRLFGDKDVKINCAATSLGIKDGLATTKLSVFDTENAIIYIDGTANLKTEQLDMKITPESKGFRVFSLRSPLYVRGAFAKPSAGVESGPLLLRGAGMVLLGATVGPAAALLALVAPSSGDQNQCAPLLEQMRSGKAPKTVK
- a CDS encoding ferritin-like domain-containing protein; the protein is MTELSSVSELRQRARQNVENGAVTESYSADRETILRLLNESLATEWVCVLRYKRHYYMAKGVKAHVAAEEFLEHATQEAQHADKLAERIVQLGGEPELNPDLLSKNSHAQYVAGNTLKEMITEDLVAERIAIDSYREIIQYIGDKDPTTRRLFEEILEQEEEHADDMADLLDGV
- a CDS encoding small membrane protein YohP, whose amino-acid sequence is MQRLKSFIGFIHGTRWNNSTKRGRAVVVTSRRLKIQWRARMLKFLGGTVGIIFIIGLIVVIALFKLVF
- the osmE gene encoding osmotically-inducible lipoprotein OsmE → MYKRSLAVVFAVAALAGCASTTAPNPVDYVTYRNQPLVKQVEEGMTKEQVLTIGGSPSTTVQRKAHPGTCNNYVLNREGHQQPYYVTFDNNGRVNSKGFMTCEQRDANERAM